A region of Centropristis striata isolate RG_2023a ecotype Rhode Island chromosome 17, C.striata_1.0, whole genome shotgun sequence DNA encodes the following proteins:
- the psmb6 gene encoding proteasome subunit beta type-6 encodes MAAAAMMPSFGQQISSNSDLVPDWTRQEVSTGTTIMAVEYDGGVVIGADSRTTTGAYIANRVTDKLTPIHERIFCCRSGSAADTQAIADVVTYQLGFHSIELDEPPLVETAANLFKASCYRYREELTAGILVAGWDRRKGGQVYCVPIGGMLVRQPVSVGGSGSSYIYGFMDSNYKPGLTRDQCLELTAAALSLAMERDGSSGGVIRLASISEEGVERRVILGNQLPKYSTH; translated from the exons atggcggCCGCAGCAATGATGCCTAGCTTCGGGCAGCAGATTTCTTCTAACAGCGACCTGGTTCCGGACTGGACCCGCCAGGAAGTCAGCACCGGG ACCACCATCATGGCGGTGGAGTATGACGGCGGTGTGGTGATTGGGGCCGACTCTCGCACCACCACGGG agcCTACATTGCCAACAGAGTGACAGACAAACTGACTCCGATCCATGAGAGGATCTTCTGCTGCAG GTCCGGCTCTGCGGCAGACACTCAGGCCATCGCTGACGTGGTCACCTACCAGCTGGGCTTCCACAG CATCGAGCTGGACGAGCCCCCATTGGTGGAGACGGCCGCCAATCTGTTCAAAGCCAGCTGCTACCGCTACAGAGAGGAGCTGACGGCCGGGATCCTGGTGGCGGGCTGGGACCGCAGGAAGGGGGGCCAG GTGTACTGCGTGCCCATCGGGGGGATGCTGGTCCGTCAGCCGGTCTCTGTGGGGGGTAGTGGATCCTCCTACATCTACGGCTTCATGGACTCCAACTACAAACCAGGACTGACCCGGGACCAGTGTCTGGAGCTCACCGCTGCAG ccctGTCTCTGGCGATGGAGAGAGACGGTTCCAGCGGTGGTGTGATCAGATTGGCGAGCATCTCGGAGGAGGGCGTGGAGAGACGAGTCATCCTGGGGAACCAGCTGCCCAAATACTccacacactga